A stretch of the Archangium violaceum genome encodes the following:
- a CDS encoding 5'-nucleotidase, with amino-acid sequence MKPRHTLMVMALLLLMPLGARAEPRRLVLLFTGDNRGEIAPCGCKQEPQGGLARRKMALEAERARGLPVVLMDAGNALFREPTRREEDLLQQRAELVLEQMEAQGTVAMAVGERDLSRGLSWLQKATRGRQKMKLLSANLVDKAGKAPFAASTVLEAGGLKLGVVGVSPEGTPAGEPGLKGGPPVEAALAEARRLRQGRKVDVVVLAAVPYQQAVKLALLAGDTVDFVVQSHDAKGIGIGELVGSHAAVFPAGELGKQVTRLELSVDGPGPSVDLGSGTRARQQLRVVEDNLQRAHERLASARDEQTRGELTSTIVELEGRLRQLETELDVKPPTGGRAHQLSYVTLGLAVPDDPLLKQRVEQLQPSGAPAP; translated from the coding sequence GTGAAGCCCCGACACACACTGATGGTGATGGCCTTGCTACTGCTGATGCCCCTGGGGGCCCGGGCGGAGCCCCGGCGGCTGGTGTTGCTCTTCACGGGAGACAACCGGGGGGAGATCGCCCCGTGTGGCTGCAAGCAGGAACCCCAGGGAGGGCTGGCCCGGAGGAAGATGGCCCTCGAGGCGGAGCGGGCCCGGGGCCTGCCGGTGGTGCTGATGGACGCGGGCAACGCGCTGTTCCGCGAGCCCACGCGCCGGGAGGAGGACCTGCTCCAACAGCGGGCGGAGCTGGTGCTCGAGCAGATGGAGGCGCAGGGCACCGTGGCCATGGCGGTGGGAGAGCGCGACCTGTCGCGGGGCCTGTCCTGGCTCCAGAAGGCCACGCGGGGGCGCCAGAAGATGAAGCTGCTGTCCGCCAACCTGGTGGACAAGGCGGGCAAGGCCCCCTTCGCGGCCTCCACGGTGCTGGAGGCCGGAGGACTGAAGCTGGGCGTGGTGGGCGTGTCCCCCGAGGGCACACCGGCCGGTGAGCCCGGGTTGAAGGGCGGCCCCCCTGTGGAGGCCGCGCTGGCCGAGGCCCGCCGGCTGCGCCAGGGCAGGAAGGTGGACGTGGTGGTGCTGGCGGCGGTGCCCTACCAGCAGGCCGTGAAGCTGGCCCTGCTGGCCGGGGACACGGTGGACTTCGTGGTGCAGTCCCACGACGCGAAGGGCATCGGCATTGGCGAGCTGGTGGGCAGCCACGCCGCCGTCTTCCCCGCGGGGGAGCTCGGCAAGCAGGTGACGCGGCTGGAGCTGAGCGTGGATGGACCGGGACCCTCGGTGGACCTGGGCTCGGGGACGCGCGCCCGCCAGCAGCTGCGCGTGGTGGAGGACAACCTCCAGCGGGCCCACGAGCGGCTGGCCAGCGCCCGGGATGAGCAGACACGCGGCGAGCTCACGAGCACCATCGTGGAGCTGGAGGGCCGTCTGCGGCAGCTCGAGACGGAGCTGGACGTGAAGCCTCCCACCGGCGGGCGCGCGCACCAGCTCTCCTATGTCACCCTGGGCCTGGCGGTGCCGGATGATCCGCTGCTGAAGCAGCGGGTGGAGCAGCTCCAGCCGAGCGGCGCTCCAGCACCCTGA